A single window of Eucalyptus grandis isolate ANBG69807.140 chromosome 1, ASM1654582v1, whole genome shotgun sequence DNA harbors:
- the LOC104443712 gene encoding cytochrome P450 98A2-like isoform X1 — MALPLILLSIPVLLLLLLAHQLYQRLRFKLPPGPRAWPVVGNLYDIKSVRFRCFAEWSQAYGPIISVWFGSALNVVVSSSELAKEVLKEHDQQLADRHRYRSAAKFSRDGQDLIWADYGPHYVKVRKVCTLELFTPKRLEALRPIREDEVTAMVESIFKDCTSLAMAHTDNSGKTLLVRKYLGAVALNNITRLVFGKRFMNAEGVIEGQGLEFKAIVSDGLKLGASLVMAEFIPWLCWIYPMEEKAFAKHSARRDRLTRAIMEEHTVARQKSGAKQHFVDALLTLKDKYDLSEDNIIGLLWDMITAGMDTTVISVEWAMAELIKNPRVQQKAQEELDRVVGFERVVTESDFSNLPYLQCIVKEALRLHPPTPLMLPHRSNSHVKIGSYDIPKESNVHVNVWAIACDPAVWNSPLEFRPERFLEEDVDMKGHDFRLLPFGAGRQMCPGAQLGINLVTSMLGHLLHHFVWTPPQGTKPEEIDMSENPGLVTYMSTPVQAVATPRLPPELYKRMPYEM, encoded by the exons ATGGCTCTCCCACTGATCCTCCTCTCCATCCCCgtcctcctgctcctcctcctcgcccaCCAGCTCTACCAGCGGCTCCGGTTCAAGCTCCCGCCGGGGCCACGGGCATGGCCGGTGGTCGGCAACCTCTACGACATCAAGTCCGTGCGGTTCCGGTGCTTCGCGGAGTGGTCCCAGGCCTACGGACCCATCATATCGGTCTGGTTCGGTTCCGCCCTGAACGTGGTCGTGTCAAGCTCGGAGCTGGCCAAGGAGGTGCTCAAGGAGCACGACCAGCAGCTGGCGGACCGGCACCGGTACCGGTCGGCCGCCAAGTTCAGCAGGGACGGACAGGACCTCATATGGGCCGACTACGGCCCCCACTACGTGAAGGTCAGGAAGGTGTGCACCCTAGAGCTCTTCACCCCCAAGCGGCTCGAGGCCCTCCGCCCCATCCGGGAGGACGAGGTCACCGCCATGGTCGAGTCCATCTTCAAGGATTGCACCAGCCTTG caatggctcatacag ATAATTCGGGGAAGACCCTGCTGGTGAGGAAGTACCTGGGGGCGGTTGCCTTAAACAACATAACGAGGCTGGTGTTCGGGAAGAGGTTCATGAACGCCGAGGGCGTGATAGAAGGGCAGGGCCTCGAGTTCAAGGCGATCGTGTCAGACGGGCTGAAGCTTGGCGCATCGCTCGTCATGGCAGAGTTCATCCCGTGGCTCTGCTGGATATACCCGATGGAGGAAAAGGCGTTCGCCAAGCACAGCGCGAGGAGGGACCGCCTCACCCGGGCCATCATGGAGGAGCACACGGTAGCCCGCCAGAAGAGCGGGGCCAAGCAGCATTTCGTCGACGCCCTGCTCACCCTCAAGGACAAATACGACCTCAGCGAAGATAACATCATAGGACTCCTCTGG GACATGATCACAGCAGGCATGGACACTACTGTTATTTCAGTGGAGTGGGCAATGGCCGAGCTGATCAAGAACCCGAGGGTTCAACAGAAGGCCCAAGAGGAGCTCGACCGGGTCGTCGGGTTCGAGCGTGTGGTGACTGAGTCCGACTTCTCGAACCTCCCTTACCTCCAGTGCATTGTTAAGGAAGCGCTCCGGCTGCACCCTCCGACCCCGCTGATGCTCCCCCACCGGTCCAACTCCCACGTCAAGATCGGCAGCTACGACATCCCCAAGGAGTCGAACGTCCACGTGAATGTGTGGGCCATCGCCTGCGACCCGGCCGTCTGGAATAGCCCGCTCGAGTTCAGGCCCGAGCGGTTCCTCGAGGAAGATGTGGACATGAAGGGCCACGACTTCAGGCTGCTCCCGTTCGGCGCGGGCAGGCAGATGTGCCCCGGCGCACAGCTCGGGATCAACCTGGTCACGTCCATGCTGGGCCACCTGCTGCACCATTTCGTCTGGACTCCGCCGCAAGGGACAAAGCCGGAGGAGATCGACATGTCCGAGAACCCCGGGCTGGTCACGTACATGTCGACGCCTGTGCAAGCCGTGGCCACGCCTAGGCTACCCCCCGAACTGTACAAACGCATGCCGTATGAAATGTAA
- the LOC104443712 gene encoding cytochrome P450 98A2-like isoform X2, translated as MALPLILLSIPVLLLLLLAHQLYQRLRFKLPPGPRAWPVVGNLYDIKSVRFRCFAEWSQAYGPIISVWFGSALNVVVSSSELAKEVLKEHDQQLADRHRYRSAAKFSRDGQDLIWADYGPHYVKVRKVCTLELFTPKRLEALRPIREDEVTAMVESIFKDCTSLDNSGKTLLVRKYLGAVALNNITRLVFGKRFMNAEGVIEGQGLEFKAIVSDGLKLGASLVMAEFIPWLCWIYPMEEKAFAKHSARRDRLTRAIMEEHTVARQKSGAKQHFVDALLTLKDKYDLSEDNIIGLLWDMITAGMDTTVISVEWAMAELIKNPRVQQKAQEELDRVVGFERVVTESDFSNLPYLQCIVKEALRLHPPTPLMLPHRSNSHVKIGSYDIPKESNVHVNVWAIACDPAVWNSPLEFRPERFLEEDVDMKGHDFRLLPFGAGRQMCPGAQLGINLVTSMLGHLLHHFVWTPPQGTKPEEIDMSENPGLVTYMSTPVQAVATPRLPPELYKRMPYEM; from the exons ATGGCTCTCCCACTGATCCTCCTCTCCATCCCCgtcctcctgctcctcctcctcgcccaCCAGCTCTACCAGCGGCTCCGGTTCAAGCTCCCGCCGGGGCCACGGGCATGGCCGGTGGTCGGCAACCTCTACGACATCAAGTCCGTGCGGTTCCGGTGCTTCGCGGAGTGGTCCCAGGCCTACGGACCCATCATATCGGTCTGGTTCGGTTCCGCCCTGAACGTGGTCGTGTCAAGCTCGGAGCTGGCCAAGGAGGTGCTCAAGGAGCACGACCAGCAGCTGGCGGACCGGCACCGGTACCGGTCGGCCGCCAAGTTCAGCAGGGACGGACAGGACCTCATATGGGCCGACTACGGCCCCCACTACGTGAAGGTCAGGAAGGTGTGCACCCTAGAGCTCTTCACCCCCAAGCGGCTCGAGGCCCTCCGCCCCATCCGGGAGGACGAGGTCACCGCCATGGTCGAGTCCATCTTCAAGGATTGCACCAGCCTTG ATAATTCGGGGAAGACCCTGCTGGTGAGGAAGTACCTGGGGGCGGTTGCCTTAAACAACATAACGAGGCTGGTGTTCGGGAAGAGGTTCATGAACGCCGAGGGCGTGATAGAAGGGCAGGGCCTCGAGTTCAAGGCGATCGTGTCAGACGGGCTGAAGCTTGGCGCATCGCTCGTCATGGCAGAGTTCATCCCGTGGCTCTGCTGGATATACCCGATGGAGGAAAAGGCGTTCGCCAAGCACAGCGCGAGGAGGGACCGCCTCACCCGGGCCATCATGGAGGAGCACACGGTAGCCCGCCAGAAGAGCGGGGCCAAGCAGCATTTCGTCGACGCCCTGCTCACCCTCAAGGACAAATACGACCTCAGCGAAGATAACATCATAGGACTCCTCTGG GACATGATCACAGCAGGCATGGACACTACTGTTATTTCAGTGGAGTGGGCAATGGCCGAGCTGATCAAGAACCCGAGGGTTCAACAGAAGGCCCAAGAGGAGCTCGACCGGGTCGTCGGGTTCGAGCGTGTGGTGACTGAGTCCGACTTCTCGAACCTCCCTTACCTCCAGTGCATTGTTAAGGAAGCGCTCCGGCTGCACCCTCCGACCCCGCTGATGCTCCCCCACCGGTCCAACTCCCACGTCAAGATCGGCAGCTACGACATCCCCAAGGAGTCGAACGTCCACGTGAATGTGTGGGCCATCGCCTGCGACCCGGCCGTCTGGAATAGCCCGCTCGAGTTCAGGCCCGAGCGGTTCCTCGAGGAAGATGTGGACATGAAGGGCCACGACTTCAGGCTGCTCCCGTTCGGCGCGGGCAGGCAGATGTGCCCCGGCGCACAGCTCGGGATCAACCTGGTCACGTCCATGCTGGGCCACCTGCTGCACCATTTCGTCTGGACTCCGCCGCAAGGGACAAAGCCGGAGGAGATCGACATGTCCGAGAACCCCGGGCTGGTCACGTACATGTCGACGCCTGTGCAAGCCGTGGCCACGCCTAGGCTACCCCCCGAACTGTACAAACGCATGCCGTATGAAATGTAA